One genomic segment of Besnoitia besnoiti strain Bb-Ger1 chromosome VII, whole genome shotgun sequence includes these proteins:
- a CDS encoding hypothetical protein (encoded by transcript BESB_077010) has translation MDSEASGESSGTSGTAVIHSAGHDDAPPSEGGGALSQRPRPLPRVERPRARREKKRTQRSGTPSRCIHVHFPELLSACALPRLLQERLQQDGQQQLWRSVEIVPHERRQEWLRSLRDGCCTDSSAQAGDLENPNVLSELLAVEKLMQIAPQTCVLCMPTEIVTHAQLVQRRRRTEDSSDRMTCCEEPASNRVYRRMLLLPLYTTADLASEEEVSGSQRAASGESGGGMRCRVQDLPRRVYGLMQEVKGDARIVCILEGVRAALAIPQPHISTSVEPFEDPQAGFTDPGSLSLAGGSQQRDEGVLPSRTQDCPVHSLGASTFSAESLDEMICMLLIEWGVDTQEPLNSAGTATFLFGALKQLRAAAVQLSELPLELQQRVKKRRQMSLSSAVIVSDIAADADLGVPLVTAENSRPTASPPGSEGEAPSPVCEATSATEQNGGRAEAEGTAALPNSKNVWGFACRLWAEQLMQISGVTDKVASAVIRRFRRPAALLSELRRAEAAASEPTSPGGASCPLRSEGSCQVAKKHAMKRRRQRDATAAEAAAIVNELASLEAPSAFLGLTRCTDDVAAAGPPRALKVGKARAEKICRLFRENVDGGSIL, from the coding sequence ATGGACTCTGAGGCATCTGGCGAGTCCAGCGGGACTTCTGGCACTGCTGTCATTCACAGCGCAGGGCATGATGACGCCCCGCCGTcggaggggggaggcgcccTGTCCCAGCGGCCGAGGCCGCTCCCGCGAGTCGAAAGgccacgcgcgcgtcgagaaaaaaaacgaacCCAGCGAAGCGGCACCCCGTCCCGGTGTATACACGTGCACTTCCCGGAACTTCTGTCCGCATGTGCGCTGCCACGACTTCTGCAGGAGCGACTTCAGCAAGAtgggcagcagcagctgtggCGCTCTGTAGAGATCGTCCCGCACGAGCGGCGTCAAGAATGGCTCCGCAGCTTGCGCGATGGATGCTGTACAGACAGTTCGGCCCAGGCGGGAGATCTCGAGAATCCGAACGTCCTCTCAGAGTTACTGGCCGTCGAAAAACTGATGCAGATCGCCCCCCAGACCTGTGTTCTGTGCATGCCCACGGAAATCGTCACCCACGCGCAGCTtgtgcagcggcgacggcgcacagAAGACAGCTCAGACAGGATGACATGCTGCGAAGAGCCTGCCAGCAACCGCGTGTATAGACGTATGCTTTTGCTGCCTCTCTACACCACTGCGGACCTCGCGTCAGAGGAGGAGGTATCGGGATCTCAGCGTGCCGCGTCGGGAGAATCAGGCGGCGGAATGCGATGCAGAGTACAAGATCTCCCCCGCCGAGTCTACGGTCTGATGCAAGAAGTGAAGGGTGACGCTCGGATTGTTTGCATTCTGGAGGGCGTTCGAGCGGCTCTCGCCATCCCGCAGCCGCACATTTCGACATCGGTTGAGCCTTTTGAAGATCCGCAGGCTGGTTTTACAGATCCTGGCTCGCTGAGTCTCGCGGGGGGTTCGCAGCAGCGCGATGAAGGGGTCCTGCCGAGCCGAACGCAAGACTGTCCTGTTCATTCGTTGGGCGCATCTACATTTTCTGCAGAGAGCCTTGATGAAATGATATGCATGCTGCTTATCGAATGGGGTGTGGACACGCAGGAACCCCTGAACTCGGCAGGGACGGCGACGTTCCTTTTCGGGGCCCTCAAGCAgctccgcgcagcagcggtgCAGCTGTCTGAACTGCCGCTGGAACTGCAGCAGAGAGTCAAAAAACGCAGGCAGATGTCGCTGTCGTCGGCCGTAATCGTCAGTGATAttgccgcggacgccgaccTCGGTGTCCCGCTAGTCACTGCAGAGAACTCTCGTCCaaccgcgtcgccgccaggGTCTGAGGGAgaagcgccgtcgcctgttTGCGAGGCCACAAGCGCGACGGAACAGaacggcggacgcgcagaagcggaggGCACAGCGGCGCTACCTAACTCGAAAAACGTGTGGGGTTTCGCGTGTCGGTTGTGGGCTGAGCAACTTATGCAGATTTCAGGCGTCACCGACAAAGTCGCGAGCGCCGTTATTCGGCGCTTCCGCAGGCCAGCGGCTCTCCTTtccgagctgcggcgcgccgaggctgcggcgagtgAGCCGACATCTcctggcggcgcctcgtgTCCTCTCAGATCTGAGGGGAGTTGTCAGGTGGCGAAGAAGCACGCGatgaagcgccgccggcagagggacgcgacagctgcagaggcagcggccaTAGTTAACGAATTAGCTAGTCTCGAAgcgccctctgcgtttcTTGGGCTGACACGATGCACAGACGACGTGGCAGCGGCGGGACCTCCGCGTGCCTTAAAAGTTGGGAAAgcccgcgcagagaagaTCTGCCGGTTGTTTAGGGAGAACGTGGACGGCGGAAGTATTCTGTAG
- a CDS encoding hypothetical protein (encoded by transcript BESB_077000): protein MYAVAERLKTPTPAAKALAGNPPGASLYSSRASDQDCVACDLALSQSHDEAKMSAPGLPLAAAPLPQRPHGGSLRTVSCGDPKAAHTGMFKAPELSEDARGLHASASSALLVSSLHSAATASLSARAASLSSLLGQVSRCGDALQQLQTLSARRTEAPPPAISASPAQDFHVEGRRGGAVSAGKEVGCMIARSLEKSGDAAELPRPRQAFAPQAHGPRDALQTELERLRSELQQQQEELTRQRDRNQVYQTQLRELHEQLASCRETLQPVVTSLSERFVSLRTQTQEHETLLSAQRQVLMDQQQVLQAEVLELTSFVSGCEAAFKGLEEREAGLAAELDKKICVSQAQLEQEIQRDRETHRQEISRLQDKQSSLQQLPALLEELAQRIEDYAATQKETQIALQAELCQSHRDLQTLRGLFEDAQAQRVAQREELKRETLHLLEEHKQEMSRLVESQNEVIRAQEQRIKELQCQAASSSASHRAQSEHLAAQMKDVLETVEALRAEAIARQQNADRSEGIDEKREAAANRCCERERQLQLELKTVRQQQQELVRMHEKLQTQPNNLHMQADRFEKRLEDVKRFVAEREADAQKHYLDLMAALSRSPSSPWKPDARPPTLSRPSQKEVAFHAALLLRCTFDAIHAAAAASVPDDSSPSSVVLLRTQEPRSPQRTPLEEAAPTELSSDAAAGVASEEGQTASSLGERLSSGSTMQRSRELQTFARQTPTEAPGMPLLGECGLEAVRLPTDSQEGAAAPARTGEPRALLSPQEKMEFSSACSTQEKSAADERSLALTELHAERDPASVCSTRHTTTSATPQDPLGACSPPTTSTTSAQDQQVTHRLQSASAVPCGAWLSAEGEDAAGPREASCLHACAAPAKAAAHAAAPLGAAPELRGREAGADAVAPAAEVAGGAFEEGVPPAHVADCEAVDRTAAKAADDAPTRACAALRQGASTDEQTVQLTDGREEVGAARDPSSLLPVPAVVGGNRGSGLWGGEGRGERMEWRIDNFIETLRSALESGTDSLWSPFFSFNGVQELQMQFLPNVLTCLSRGEELSLEEKLDRVLEDRACICGLFLWSSSPRVFECTLCIGKEKRKVVMRPPQRPGQTRSSSAEPCNAALWEHFDAYDNSLTVGVTDFTVIG from the exons atGTACGCTGTCGCCGAGCGACTCAAGACGCCGACCCCCGCTGCcaaggcgctcgccggcaaCCCACCCGGCGCGAGTCTGTATTCCAGTCGGGCAAGCGACCAGGACTGCGTGGCTTGCGATCTCGCCCTTTCCCAGTCccacgacgaggcgaagaTGTCTGCGCCGGGGCTGCCTCTGGCTGCCGCTCCCCTCCCCCAGCGGCCGCAtggcggctcgctgcgcacgGTCTCGTGTGGAGATCCCAAGGCAGCGCATACGGGGATGTTCAAGGCGCCAGAGTTGagtgaagacgcgcgagggctccacgcctccgcgtcctccgccctGCTGGTTTCTTCGCTACATTCCGCCGCGACTGCGAGCCTGTctgcccgcgcggcgagcctctcctcgctgctcgGACAAGTGTCGAGGTGTGGCGACgccctccagcagctgcagaccctctctgcgcggcgcacagaggcgcctccgcccgcgatctccgcttcgcctgctcAGGATTTTCACGtggaggggcgccgcggtGGCGCAGTGTCTGCCGGCAAGGAAGTCGGATGCATGATTGCCCGCAGCCTCGAAAAgtcaggcgacgccgcggagctcccGCGACCTCGGCAGGCCTTCGCGCCTCAGGCCCACGGCCCGCGAGACGCCCTTCAGACGGAGCTCGAGCGGCTGAGGtcggagctgcagcagcagcaggaggagcTGACACGACAGAGAGACCGCAACCAAGTTTAccagacgcagctgcgcgagcttcATGAGCAGCTCGCGAGTTGTCGAGAGACTCTGCAGCCCGTAGTCACGAGTCTCTCAGAGCGCTTCGTGTCTCTCCGCACTCAGACGCAGGAACACGAGACGCTGCTgagcgcgcagcgccaaGTGCTGATGGATCAGCAGCAAGTCCTTCAGGCGGAAGTCTTGGAGTTGACCTCTTTTGTCTCGGGCTGCGAGGCGGCTTTCAAGGGGCTGGAAGAACGCGAAGCTGGACTCGCGGCCGAGCTCGACAAAAAGATCTGCGTCTCTCAAGCCCAGCTCGAGCAGGAGATCCAGCGAGACCGCGAAACCCACAGACAAGAGAtctctcgcctgcaggaCAAGCAGTCGTCCCTCCAGCAGCTCCCGGCTCTgctcgaggagctcgcccAGCGGATAGAAGACTACGCCGCCACGCAAAAGGAGACGCAGATCGCCTTGCAGGCTGAGCTCTGCCAGAGTCATCGAGACCTTCAGACGCTGCGCGGGCTCTtcgaagacgcgcaggcgcaacGCGTCGCCCAGCGAGAGGAACTCAAGCGCGAAACGCTTCACCTCCTTGAGGAACATAAACAAGAGATGAGCCGGCTTGTGGAGTCCCAGAACGAAGTCATCCGCGCCCAAGAGCAACGGATAAAGGAGCTCCAGTGCCAggcggcctcttcctctgcctcgcacCGAGCGCAGTCTGAGcacctcgcggcgcagatgAAAGACGTCCTCGAAaccgtggaggcgctgcgagccGAGGCGatcgcgcggcagcagaacGCAGACCGCTCAGAGGGCAtcgacgagaagagagaagcggctGCGAACAGGTGCTGCGAGAGGGaacggcagctgcagctggagcTGAAAACTGTCCGCCAGCAGCAACAAGAGCTCGTTCGCATGCATGAAAAGCTGCAGACACAGCCCAACAATCTTCACATGCAGGCAGACCGCTTTGAGAAGCGCCTGGAAGATGTTAAACGATTTGTggcggagcgcgaggcagatgCCCAGAAGC ATTATCTCGACTTGatggcggcgctctcgcgctctccgtcGAGCCCTTGGAAACCGGACGCGCGTCCGCCCActctctcgcggccgtcCCAAAAAGAAGTCGCCTTCCAcgcggctcttcttctccgctgcacgTTCGACGCCATtcacgcggcggccgccgcctccgtgccGGATGactcctctccctcgtctgtCGTTCTGCTTCGAACCCAAgagcctcgctcgccgcagcgcactcctctggaggaggcggcgcctaCAGAGCTGTCGTCGGATGCGGCCGCCGGAGTCGCTTCCGAAGAGGGCCAaaccgcctcctccctcggcgagcgcctgTCGAGTGGCTCGACGATGCAAAGGTCTCGCGAACTTCAAACTTTTGCAAGGCAGACTCCAACGGAGGCGCCCGGAATGCCGCTGCTGGGCGAGTGCGGCCTGGAGGCTGTGAGGCTTCCCACCGACAGCcaagagggcgccgccgcgccggcgcgaacgggagagcctcgcgccctcctaTCTCCTCAGGAGAAGATGGAGTTCTCTTCCGCGTGCAGCACTCAAGAGAAgtccgctgcagacgagcgcAGCCTTGCGTTGACGGAGTTGCATGCCGAAAGGGATCCTGCCTCTGTGTGCTCCACGCGCCACACGACGACCTCCGCCACCCCGCAGGACCCACTCGGAGCCTGCAGCCCCCCCACAACGTCCACGACGAGCGCCCAGGATCAACAAGTCACTCACCGCTTGCAgagcgcgtccgcggtcCCTTGCGGCGCGTGGCTCTCGGCCGAAGGggaggacgccgcaggcccgcgggaAGCGTCCTGCTTGCATGCTTGCGCGGCTCCCGCTAAGGCGGCCGCTcacgctgccgcgcccctcGGGGCAGCGCCtgagctccgcggccgagaggcgggcgccgacgccgttGCACCCGCCGCAGAGGTGGCGGGCGGTGCCTTTGAGGAAGGGGTCCCGCCTGCGCACGTGGCGGACTGCGAGGCGGTCGACAGGACTGCCGCGAAGGctgccgacgacgcgccgaccagggcctgcgcggcgctgcggcagggcGCCTCCACTGATGAGCAGACAGTGCAGCTCACAGACGGGCGTGAAgaggtcggcgccgcgcgagatcCCAGTTCTCTGCTGCCGGTGCCCGCTGTAGTGGGAGGGAACCGCGGCTCGGGGCTctggggaggagagggacgcggcgagcggatGGAGTGGCGCATTGACAACTTCATCGAG actctccgcagcgccctcgAGAGCGGCACGGACTCCCTATGgtctcctttcttctctttcaaCGGCGTTCAAGAACTGCAGATGCAGTTCCTCCCCAACGTGCTCACCTGCCTGAG
- a CDS encoding transporter, major facilitator family protein (encoded by transcript BESB_077020) — MDSTDVTDLCKTASSETASLNKTDTRMDALNQPTAAGASLSNFEIVSSPHGRGTTKEGGPLTSGKLESVKSSRPTVAFGLSRWVVLVAYCVYCLLAGPSFFNWTTIADTLYKSGAFEWDCKPGDLFPNALPHEPKCPDQEVAVNHLFTVASCSYFVFAMLGGIMLDFAGPKLGAFAGLACLLLGWTLFGLSCESFRAYVPAAVFMGAGIDMAFFPCLCGANLFPGYAGTIIAVYGSFRSISFVVGLALRTIYLNVEGATFRGVVLGYVGVGLGTCVLVAIFIIPRKAWTAPDAPQSAALEEDVEASGERDGQSAVQKKLSPVESMKRDFLSLSFLPLVPYFIFVLIALLFFAPSSKRLIPSAYEANQIISIFSFVPCIFLGRLTDKVGIVPVMMVCNSCGLLSWILVLIPGIPCFVASQYVISILIAIQMSFLVSQIYCYITEIFQPENLGKMVGFLCSVGGLISLVTDPMRRYSVDNSFYPMTAFCLVLAAVNEGLLLFMYCRKKKVPKVV; from the exons ATGGATTCAACCGATGTGACCGATCTCTGCAAGACGGCTAGCTCCGAAACTGCCAGTCTGAACAAAACCGACACTAGGATGGATGCATTAAATCAACCG ACTGCTGCTGGCGCAAGTCTCTCTAACTTCGAAATAGTGTCATCCCCGCATGGGCGCGGAACGACAAAGGAGGGGGGACCACTAACCAGCGGTAAACTGGAGAGTGTGAAGTCCTCGCGACCCACCGTGGCCTTTGGCTTGTCGCGCTGGGTGGTTTTGGTCGCGTACTGCGTGTACTGCCTCTTGGCGGGGCCGAGTTTTTTCAACTGGACTACGATTGCAGACACGCTTTACAAATCCGGCGCGTTCGAGTGGGACTGCAAGCCGGGCGACCTCTTTCCGAACGCGCTGCCTCATGAACCGAAATGCCCAGACCAGGAGGTTGCAGTGAACCACTTGTTCACTGTGGCATCTTGTTCGTACTTTGTCTTCGCCATGCTCGGCGGGATCATGCTGGATTTTGCAGGTCCTAAGCTGGGGGCGTTTGCAGGCTTGGCGTGCCTCCTCCTGGGATGGACGCTCTTTGGCTTGTCGTGTGAGAGCTTCCGCGCGTATGTTCCGGCGGCAGTGTTCATGGGAGCGGGCATCGACATGGCCTTCTTCCCGTGTCTGTGTGGAGCGAATCTGTTTCCCGGCTACGCGGGGACGATCATTGCCGTCTACGGGTCGTTCAGGTCGATTTCTTTCGTCGTCGGGCTTGCACTTCGAACGATCTATTTGAATGTCGAGGGCGCGACTTTCCGAGGCGTGGTGCTGGGCTACGTCGGCGTCGGCCTGGGGACGTGCGTCCTGGTCGCGATTTTCATCATTCCGCGCAAGGCTTGGACCGCACCCgatgcgccgcagagcgcggcgctggaggaagaCGTGGAGGCCAGCGGCGAACGGGACGGTCAGAGCGCGGTGCAGAAGAAGTTGTCGCCGGTGGAGTCCATGAAGCGCGACTTcctgtctctgtctttctTGCCTCTGGTTCCGTACTTTATCTTTGTGCTGATTGCACTCTTGTTCTTCGCGCCATCGTCGAAGCGGCTGATCCCCAGTGCGTACGAGGCGAACCAAATCATTTCAATTTTTTCCTTTGTGCCTTGCATCTTCCTCGGCCGGTTGACAGACAAGGTCGGAATTGTGCCGGTGATGATGGTCTGCAATTCGTGCGGGCTGTTGTCGTGGATTCTCGTGTTGATTCCGGGCATCCCCTGCTTTGTCGCCTCGCAGTACGTCATCTCAATCCTCATCGCAATTCAAATGTCCTTCCTGGTCTCCCAGATCTACTGCTACATCACGGAGATCTTCCAGCCGGAAAACTTGGGAAAAATGGTCGGCTTCCTCTGCTCAGTGGGCGGCCTGATTTCGCTCGTGACAGACCCGATGAGGCGCTACAGTGTCGACAATAGCTTCTACCCGATGACCGCCTTCTGCCTGGTTCTTGCTGCAGTCAACGAAGGTCTTCTGCTCTTCATGTActgcagaaagaagaaggtACCGAAGGTGGTGTGA